From a single Prionailurus bengalensis isolate Pbe53 chromosome A1, Fcat_Pben_1.1_paternal_pri, whole genome shotgun sequence genomic region:
- the TMED9 gene encoding transmembrane emp24 domain-containing protein 9 — translation MAAEQGVRVVGPRPGGGLGRVIRALVLLLCFVARGGALYFHIGETEKKCFIEEIPDETMVIGNYRTQLYDKQREEYQPATPGLGMFVEVKDPEDKVILARQYGSEGRFTFTSHTPGEHQICLHSNSTKFSLFAGGMLRVHLDIQVGEHANDYAEIAAKDKLSELQLRVRQLVEQVEQIQKEQNYQRWREERFRQTSESTNQRVLWWSILQTLILVAIGVWQMRHLKSFFEAKKLV, via the exons ATGGCTGCGGAGCAGGGCGTGAGGGTCGTCGGGCCCCGGCCCGGAGGGGGACTGGGAAGGGTGATTCGGGCCCTCGTGCTGCTTCTGTGTTTTGTGGCCCGCGGAGGCGCGCTTTACTTCCACATCGGGGAGACCGAAAAGAAGTGCTTTATTGAGGAGATCCCGGACGAGACCATGGTTATAG GAAACTACCGGACGCAGCTGTATGACAAGCAGCGGGAGGAGTACCAGCCGGCCACCCCCGGGCTCGGCATGTTCGTGGAGGTGAAGGACCCAGAGGACAAG GTGATCCTGGCCCGGCAGTATGGCTCTGAAGGCAGGTTCACTTTCACCTCTCATACCCCCGGCGAACACCAGATCTGTCTTCACTCCAATTCCACCAAGTTCTCCCTTTTTGCTGGAGGCATGCTG AGAGTTCACCTGGACATCCAGGTGGGTGAACACGCCAACGACTATGCAGAAATTGCCGCCAAAGACAAGTTGAGTGAGCTGCAGCTACGAGTGAGACAGCTGGTGGAGCAAGTGGAGCAGATCCAGAAAGAGCAGAACTACCAACGG TGGCGAGAGGAGCGTTTCCGGCAGACCAGCGAGAGCACCAACCAGCGGGTGCTGTGGTGGTCCATTCTGCAGACCCTCATCCTCGTAGCCATCGGCGTCTGGCAGATGCGACACCTCAAGAGCTTCTTTGAAGCGAAGAAGCTGGTGTAG